A window of the Paraburkholderia sp. ZP32-5 genome harbors these coding sequences:
- a CDS encoding carbonic anhydrase, with product MQEIIDGLIRFQREVFPQQSALFKRLSTAQSPSTLFVTCSDSRVVPELLTQTEPGSLFVIRNAGNIVPSYGPEPGGVSATVEYAVAVLGVQDIVICGHSNCGAMTAISTCTNLEHMPAVASWLRHADAAKAINASRHYCSDAERLSALVKDNVIAQLGNIRTHPSVAVGLANKTLRLHGWIFNIESGEMLALDGKSGEFLSLADNREIYAV from the coding sequence GTGCAGGAAATCATCGATGGTTTGATCCGCTTTCAACGCGAGGTCTTTCCGCAGCAAAGCGCGCTGTTCAAGCGTCTGTCGACCGCGCAGAGCCCCAGCACGCTTTTCGTGACCTGCTCGGATAGCCGCGTGGTGCCGGAACTGCTGACGCAGACGGAGCCGGGGTCGCTGTTCGTGATCCGCAACGCGGGCAATATCGTGCCGTCGTATGGCCCGGAACCGGGCGGCGTGTCGGCTACCGTCGAATACGCGGTGGCCGTGCTCGGCGTGCAGGACATCGTGATTTGCGGCCATTCGAACTGCGGCGCGATGACCGCGATTTCGACGTGCACGAATCTCGAACATATGCCGGCGGTTGCGAGCTGGCTGCGTCACGCGGATGCCGCGAAGGCAATCAACGCATCGCGCCACTACTGCTCGGATGCCGAGCGTCTGTCGGCGCTGGTCAAGGACAACGTGATCGCGCAGTTGGGCAATATCCGCACGCATCCGTCGGTTGCCGTCGGGCTCGCGAACAAGACGCTGCGGCTGCACGGCTGGATCTTCAATATCGAAAGCGGCGAGATGCTCGCACTCGACGGCAAGAGCGGGGAGTTTTTGTCGTTGGCGGATAACCGGGAGATTTACGCGGTTTGA
- a CDS encoding DUF1488 domain-containing protein — translation MRIEFTGRREVIAAARVAFEANVDGTDVWCSVSLDALNSHFGNGGPSAHDLVGTFEANRARIENATRRVLERNGGRSVELETRDFDKV, via the coding sequence ATGAGGATCGAATTCACCGGACGCCGTGAAGTAATAGCCGCCGCGCGCGTCGCCTTCGAAGCCAATGTGGACGGGACGGATGTGTGGTGCAGCGTATCGCTGGACGCGCTGAATAGTCACTTCGGCAACGGGGGCCCGTCGGCTCACGATCTGGTGGGAACCTTCGAGGCAAATCGTGCGCGCATTGAAAATGCGACACGGCGGGTGCTCGAAAGAAACGGCGGACGGTCCGTGGAACTCGAGACACGCGATTTCGACAAGGTCTGA